The genomic DNA CGGTACAGGTGGATGGTCTCATCGATTAAAATGTAGATTCAACAGAGTGGCCGGccttttgacatatatatttggATCAGGTTATtgatggtgttttttttttttacgatctctcttatttttttttgacgaacTATTATTAAATCGAATAAATTGACATAAAATATTCATGTACATCCGCATGTTatgtatgtaaacaatgttcaaTCGGTTCGAATCCTTTGAGAAAAGAGAATCTGCTGTAAATACTCAAACATCAACAAAGAATATGGAAAGGAGATATTTCCAAGGATATCATAATTTACTTAAAGATAACGAACATACGATCAAAGATGTATTGCTCTGATTATGATAACGCAACACCTCTTTAATTCGTGTGGCCAATTTTTTCTACTTTAATTTggtgaaatgtttttttttaatggtgaaGTTAACAagataaaagagaaatcaaactACTAACTAAGcaattaacaaagttttttcaaACTATTAGAAACTAACATTGGATCAAGGGTCTAACTACGATAAGCATGAATCGAAAAACAAACAATGATGAAAGCGGTTGAGATAAACCCAATCATAGAACTTGAAATCACTTATTTTGATTAGTTCTCTTTTAAGACACACTAACCATCCTTGTAAATCACCATATTTTACTAATGTttcatttgaaaaataaataaccaaacaacTAGTATATCTgtaaactcaaaaataaccttAATTTTAATTCTCATTGActaagaaaaaatcaattaatttttgtttagacATTTTCACAAACATGTTTTGAGAGGAAAACCCTCCTAACTAGATTATAATGATAAAGTCTAGTCTACCattaatagcaaaaaaaattaagaatctaACAACACTTGGACCTAGCTAGATATCAACATCTAACTACTAGTTCAGCCTAATCAAGCATAATTCATAACCCAAAttataatactcatgcattttAAAGACgaataaatacataaaagagaaatgaaaaacatgGTTTAATTGAATCACATATATGGAGAGATGAAAAATTGTTCACTATTGcatcaaaataattaagacGTTTGATCTTGATAAAAATGTATGGGAAagtattttagatttattaacAAACTTAAAGAGAATAAACATTGTTTTAGAGTTCATTAAACATgcttttttttgacaatccaTTAAACATGCTTAAATAGTCAAGAAATTAAGATTGGATAGACCCTTTATAAATCTGGCTAGATCTTGGTAAACAAGGACGATTTGGAGGGGTGAACCAGTATTACCGTTAATTTTGTTAACATGGTTGTACAtgtgaaaaacttaaaataatttctttgaCTATCTAAATTATCAGAAcatacttatttttgtttttgtttttgtaagtaGTACTAAAATAACTTTACATTTAAGcaattacaaaattttcaagataGGTTACGTACTACGAAGTGATAATAAATCTCATGAATACGAGGATAAAACACGGAAATGTTTATGGTAATTATCTCCAGGGCTaatgataagtattttaatataaaaggtAATGCTCACATAGTCACATGCTAAAAGCTTGCATGGGATTCCACAAACAATGGTGAATTACAAAGATTTCACAAGTAGTTTTAGAGTGGAACCCATATGAGTGTAAAGGGAAATGGACTCACACCATCGGGGTAACAGTCTTGGTTCGTAATGAGGATGTTGTATTATGTGTCTGGGTGATTGTAATATCCTGAAAATTGGTTGTGAACGgagaaacttaaaagaaaaagaactacCAGTAACGTTATTATATAGTGTATGCATCTTTTTAGTAGATCATGTCAATAAAACTGCAGATTTAATTGCGTTTATGTTAGAGAAATTTTAGGATTGGTATCATAACCACACTGTTGTCTCGAATGATTTTTAATTCTGGTGTATGTTTATTTATTCTAGAATGATGTCTTAGTTAcgatataatttaataaatggaCATAACAAATTCCTTTCTTTATTCTCATTTATAAAGATGATAAAAAAGTTTGAACAATAATCACAACATAACACATAATAAGTGAATCTcctaatcaaccaaaaaaaaaaaggatgtcTTTGTAGTTGAAAAAATAGGGTGGTGGTTGGCTTTAGACATTGGACTTTCTAACCTAAACTGTTTCTCTACACTACAACTTCCAATATCAGAGCTGTTAATTCACTTGATTACACATAGTCTATGATGTAGAAATCTCACAAATCacaaatataatcaaataccaaaaataattactatAGATTTAGAATATCTCGTTGCAAATAATGATGTCAGATTTTTACATCAATCAAAACTGAATTTTCTCGAGAAGCATATttcgaaaattaaaaaaaaagaaaaattattattcgcagaaaaagaagagaagggaaTCTATTGTTACAGTATAGATTATatagaaaggaaaataaaataggtAAATAAATTTCCTTTTATAATTGCGCTTTAGATTGCGGTTGTACCACGGCTCTGCGCTTGCTTTTAAGAACTTGCCGGTACTAAATTTCATATACTCCAATTAAAAGCTGGCTCGATACCccaaatatttcattttcattttattttattttcataaaatactaatcatacattatatataaaaaaaaacatatcattattttttttaaaatagactagaattttatttttcttcttcttgttcaattATTATGACACTCTCGTGTTCCtaatctcctctctctctctctatctctatctctctttcttctctgcttacaaaatctttaaagatttcattttttcacGCTAAAGATTATTAAAAGAGTCGGTTTTAATGAAGAGGGAGCACAACCACCGTGAATTATCCACCGGAGAAGGTGGGAGCTCATCAATGACGATGAAGGAAGAAGCTGCCGGAGTTGACGAGCTTTTGGTGGTTTTAGGTTACAAGGTTCGTTCTTCCGACATGGCTGACGTGGCGCACAAGCTTGAACAGTTAGAGATGGTTCTTGGTGGTGATGGTGTCTCGAATCTTTCTGATGAAACTGTTCATTACAACCCTTCTGATCTCTCCGGTTGGGTCGAAAGCATGCTCTCGGATCTTGACCCGACCCGGACTCAAGGGAAACCTGACTCGGAGTACGATCTGAGAGCTATCCCTGGGTCAGCAGTGTACCCACGTGAAGAGCACGTGAGCCGTCGGAGCAAGAGGACGAGAGTTGAATCGGAGATGAGCACCACGCGCTCTGTGGTGGTTATGGATTCTCAAGAAACTGGAGTGCGTTTGGTCCACGCGCTTTTAGCTTGCGCTGAAGCTGTCCAACAAAACAACCTGAAGTTAGCCGACGCGCTCGTGAAGCACGTGGGGTTACTCGCGACGTCTCAAGCTGGTGCGATGAGGAAGGTCGCGACTTACTTCGCTGAAGGGCTAGCGAGGAGGATTTACCGGATTTACCCTCGTGATGATGACGTTGCTTTGTCGGATACATTACAGATTCACTTCTACGAGTCTTGTCCGTATCTCAAGTTCGCTCACTTCACGGCGAATCAAGCGATACTTGAGGCTTTTGCTTCGGCTGACAAGGTTCATGTTATTGATTTAGGGCTTAATCATGGTTTACAATGGCCGCCTTTGATTCAAGCTCTTGCTGTTCGTCCTAATGGTCCACCGGATTTTCGGTTAACCGGTATCGGTTCTTCGTTAACCGAAATTCAAGAAGTTGGTTGGAAACTTGGTCAGCTTGCGAGTAATATTGGTGTCAATTTCGAGTTTAAGAGCATTGCTTTGAATAATTTGTCCGATCTTAAACCGGAAATGCTAGACACTAGACCCGGTTTAGAATCTGTCGCGGTTAACTCGGTTTTTGAGCTCCATCGCCTCTTAGCTCAGCCCGGTTCGATTGATAAGTTTATATCCACGATTAGATCAATCCGACCGGATATCATGACTGTAGTCGAGCAAGAAGCAAACCACAATGGTACGGTTTTCGTCGACCGGTTCACGGAATCCTTACATTACTACTCAAGCCTATTTGACTCGCTCGAAGGCCCCCCGAGCCAAGACCGAGTAATGTCGGAGTTGTTCTTGGGACGGCAGATACTAAACCTTGTGGCCTGTGAAGGTGAAGACCGGGTGGAAAGGCACGAATCACTAAACCAGTGGAGAAACCGGTTCGGTTCGGGAGGATTTAAACCAGTTAATATTGGTTCGAACGCATATAAGCAAGCGAGCATGTTGTTGGCAC from Camelina sativa cultivar DH55 chromosome 7, Cs, whole genome shotgun sequence includes the following:
- the LOC104701227 gene encoding DELLA protein RGL1-like, whose translation is MKREHNHRELSTGEGGSSSMTMKEEAAGVDELLVVLGYKVRSSDMADVAHKLEQLEMVLGGDGVSNLSDETVHYNPSDLSGWVESMLSDLDPTRTQGKPDSEYDLRAIPGSAVYPREEHVSRRSKRTRVESEMSTTRSVVVMDSQETGVRLVHALLACAEAVQQNNLKLADALVKHVGLLATSQAGAMRKVATYFAEGLARRIYRIYPRDDDVALSDTLQIHFYESCPYLKFAHFTANQAILEAFASADKVHVIDLGLNHGLQWPPLIQALAVRPNGPPDFRLTGIGSSLTEIQEVGWKLGQLASNIGVNFEFKSIALNNLSDLKPEMLDTRPGLESVAVNSVFELHRLLAQPGSIDKFISTIRSIRPDIMTVVEQEANHNGTVFVDRFTESLHYYSSLFDSLEGPPSQDRVMSELFLGRQILNLVACEGEDRVERHESLNQWRNRFGSGGFKPVNIGSNAYKQASMLLALHAGVDGYNVEENEGCLLLGWQTRPLIAASAWQINRVE